A window of the Nocardia sp. NBC_01329 genome harbors these coding sequences:
- the ilvA gene encoding threonine ammonia-lyase IlvA: protein MERVSDVLTHLPEARPALSADEIDAAAKRISDIIEPTPLQLCPRLSQLTGAQVYLKREDLTVVRSYKLRGAYNLVVQLSDSERAAGVVAASAGNHAQGVAFACKAMGITGRIYVPTTTPKQKRDRIRVHGGEFVELIAVGETFDAAAAAAADDVRRTGATMVPPFDDTRTAAGQGTIAAEILDQLGTAPDLVIVPVGGGGCLAGIGTYLRERVPETAILAVEPSGAASMTAALIAGGPVTLPELDPFVDGAAVRRIGRVPYDAVVGFGGQVVSHGSLPLLVSTELPGGAGSFQLLRVDEGAVCTAMLDLYQNEGIIAEPAGALAVAALLESPPEPGSTVVCLVSGGNNDVSRYGEVIERSLVHQGIKHYFLVDFPQEPGALRRFLDEVLGPDDDITVFEYVKRNNRETGAALVGIELGERTGLQPLLDRIAHSPIQCERLEPGSPAYRYLT, encoded by the coding sequence ATGGAGCGGGTGTCCGATGTGCTGACTCACCTGCCAGAAGCCCGTCCTGCGTTGTCCGCGGACGAGATCGACGCCGCAGCCAAACGCATCTCCGACATCATCGAGCCCACCCCGCTACAACTATGCCCGCGCCTATCCCAGCTGACCGGGGCCCAGGTGTACCTCAAACGCGAGGACCTCACCGTCGTGCGTTCCTACAAGCTGCGCGGCGCATACAACCTGGTGGTCCAGCTCAGCGATTCCGAACGCGCCGCCGGCGTGGTCGCCGCGAGTGCCGGTAACCATGCCCAGGGTGTGGCGTTCGCGTGCAAGGCCATGGGAATCACCGGCCGAATCTACGTACCCACCACGACTCCGAAGCAGAAGCGCGACCGGATCCGCGTGCACGGCGGCGAATTCGTAGAGCTGATCGCGGTCGGCGAAACCTTCGACGCCGCCGCGGCGGCCGCGGCCGATGACGTCCGGCGTACCGGCGCCACCATGGTGCCCCCGTTCGACGACACCCGCACCGCAGCGGGCCAGGGCACCATCGCCGCGGAGATCCTGGACCAGCTCGGTACCGCACCGGATCTGGTGATCGTGCCCGTCGGCGGCGGCGGATGCCTCGCCGGAATAGGCACCTATCTGCGCGAACGCGTCCCGGAGACCGCGATCCTCGCGGTCGAGCCGAGCGGTGCGGCCTCGATGACCGCGGCGCTGATCGCGGGCGGGCCGGTCACCCTGCCCGAACTCGACCCGTTCGTCGACGGTGCCGCGGTGCGGCGGATCGGCCGGGTCCCCTACGACGCGGTGGTCGGTTTCGGCGGACAGGTAGTCTCGCACGGTTCACTGCCGCTGCTCGTCTCGACCGAACTCCCCGGCGGTGCCGGATCCTTCCAGCTGCTACGCGTGGACGAAGGCGCGGTGTGCACCGCCATGCTGGACCTCTACCAGAACGAGGGCATCATCGCCGAACCCGCGGGCGCGCTCGCGGTCGCCGCGCTGCTGGAATCGCCGCCCGAACCCGGGTCCACGGTGGTCTGCCTGGTCTCGGGTGGGAACAACGATGTGTCGCGATACGGCGAGGTCATCGAACGTTCGCTGGTCCACCAGGGCATCAAACACTATTTCCTGGTGGACTTCCCGCAGGAACCCGGTGCGCTGCGCCGCTTCCTCGACGAGGTGCTCGGCCCCGACGACGACATCACCGTGTTCGAATACGTCAAACGCAACAATCGGGAGACCGGCGCCGCGCTGGTCGGTATCGAACTGGGTGAACGCACCGGTCTGCAACCGCTGTTGGACCGGATCGCCCACTCCCCCATCCAGTGCGAGCGGCTCGAACCGGGCTCCCCGGCCTACCGCTACCTGACCTGA
- a CDS encoding serine hydrolase domain-containing protein, protein MGSVAYSGNAGAEFRRLTSAFTRVYGGRKGVGAALAVYRHGEPILDIWTGESAPDRPWTRDTGAVVFSATKGIAATVVHRLADRGLIDYDAPVCEYWPEFGCNNKDRITVRQVLTHSAGLSGVGTLAAQGAELLDHELMAERLAAATPDRLLGVPAYHAMTFGWLLAGLTRAVTGLSMKELFQREVALPLGTDGVHLGRPPAGSVTVAAESFGTGFSFAATPRGSRLVTLLQGIPGALGVSSRSLFIPGAEAILTGPNPPLLDSEMPAANGVCSADGLAAVYEPLACNGLAGGRRYLSGAAVQAIRRIERYRPDTGLFLYLGPLWHLGYHAMPTVGAPRGFGHIGLGGSFGWADPDSGISLGFVHNRLAMETLAVDQPAFAWLLPLVMSGARSASRIGRDAAREAAA, encoded by the coding sequence ATGGGCAGTGTCGCTTATTCCGGCAACGCCGGAGCAGAATTCCGGCGGCTGACGTCCGCGTTCACCCGGGTCTACGGTGGCCGGAAGGGCGTAGGCGCGGCGCTGGCGGTGTACCGGCACGGGGAGCCGATTCTCGACATCTGGACGGGGGAGTCCGCACCCGACCGGCCCTGGACACGCGATACCGGCGCGGTGGTGTTCTCCGCGACCAAGGGGATCGCGGCCACGGTGGTCCACCGGCTCGCCGATCGCGGTCTGATCGATTACGACGCCCCGGTCTGCGAATACTGGCCCGAATTCGGTTGCAACAACAAGGACAGGATCACCGTACGTCAGGTGCTCACCCATTCGGCGGGTCTGTCCGGGGTCGGTACTCTGGCCGCCCAGGGGGCCGAACTGCTCGACCACGAACTGATGGCCGAACGGCTGGCCGCCGCGACTCCCGATCGGCTGCTCGGTGTACCCGCCTATCACGCGATGACCTTCGGCTGGCTGCTCGCCGGCCTGACCAGGGCGGTCACCGGGCTGAGCATGAAGGAACTGTTCCAGCGGGAAGTCGCCCTCCCCCTGGGTACCGACGGCGTGCACCTGGGCCGGCCACCGGCCGGTTCGGTCACCGTGGCGGCCGAGAGCTTCGGCACGGGATTCTCCTTCGCCGCGACGCCGCGCGGCTCCCGGCTGGTCACCCTGCTCCAGGGCATCCCCGGTGCGCTGGGGGTCAGTAGCCGCTCGCTGTTCATTCCCGGGGCCGAAGCCATCCTGACCGGCCCGAACCCGCCGCTCCTGGATAGTGAGATGCCCGCCGCCAACGGTGTGTGCAGCGCCGACGGCCTGGCCGCGGTGTACGAGCCGCTGGCCTGTAACGGACTCGCCGGTGGCCGGCGGTACCTGTCGGGCGCCGCTGTGCAGGCCATCCGCCGGATCGAACGATACCGGCCGGACACCGGACTCTTCCTCTACCTCGGCCCGCTCTGGCACCTGGGGTACCACGCGATGCCTACCGTCGGCGCACCGCGCGGCTTCGGTCATATCGGTCTGGGCGGCTCGTTCGGCTGGGCGGACCCCGACAGCGGTATCTCGCTCGGTTTCGTGCACAACCGGCTCGCGATGGAGACCCTGGCCGTGGACCAGCCCGCCTTCGCCTGGCTGCTGCCGCTGGTCATGTCCGGAGCCCGTTCGGCGTCCCGGATCGGCCGCGACGCTGCTCGGGAGGCCGCGGCCTGA
- a CDS encoding helix-turn-helix domain-containing GNAT family N-acetyltransferase: MTSLEPPVVRDQVRGDALPVADATIYAGWFSCLADPTRVRLLHQVATSPAGIHIGEIAEALGIGQPTVSHHVRKLTDAGFVTVHKEGTATLVTVNPHRCTELPHTADAVMGILTPQPLCPDDLPRDVTVRAMTDADWEPVRAIYAARGISYPAVVAADAPDRDTLDRQWLSGHRWVAEADGRIAGWAALTSVSGHEFYRDVADSCVMVADELEGRGVGTALLRQQITAAEDAGLRALQTTVFPDDRIGIALHHAAGFRTVGIRERSGRSEGRWRDAVLLERRSPLN; this comes from the coding sequence ATGACCTCCTTGGAACCGCCGGTCGTGCGGGACCAGGTGCGCGGCGACGCGCTCCCGGTCGCCGACGCGACCATCTACGCAGGCTGGTTTTCCTGCCTGGCCGACCCGACGCGGGTCCGGTTACTGCACCAGGTCGCCACGAGTCCCGCCGGAATCCATATCGGGGAGATCGCCGAAGCTCTCGGCATCGGACAGCCCACCGTTTCCCATCATGTCCGCAAACTCACCGACGCCGGGTTCGTGACAGTACACAAAGAGGGCACTGCCACCCTCGTCACCGTCAATCCGCACCGCTGCACCGAGCTACCGCATACGGCCGACGCGGTGATGGGCATCCTCACCCCGCAGCCGCTGTGTCCCGACGATCTACCCCGCGATGTCACCGTCCGAGCCATGACCGATGCCGATTGGGAGCCGGTCCGCGCCATCTACGCCGCCCGCGGCATCTCCTACCCCGCCGTCGTCGCGGCCGACGCACCCGATCGGGACACCCTGGATCGCCAGTGGCTGTCCGGGCACCGCTGGGTCGCCGAGGCCGACGGCCGGATCGCCGGCTGGGCAGCCCTCACCTCGGTTTCGGGCCACGAGTTCTACCGGGATGTCGCCGACAGTTGCGTGATGGTCGCCGACGAACTCGAGGGCCGCGGCGTCGGCACCGCGCTGTTGCGGCAGCAGATCACCGCCGCCGAGGATGCGGGTCTGCGGGCCCTGCAGACCACCGTTTTCCCCGACGACCGGATCGGGATCGCGCTGCACCACGCGGCGGGTTTCCGCACCGTCGGGATCCGGGAGCGCAGCGGCCGGTCGGAAGGACGCTGGCGCGACGCCGTCCTGCTGGAACGGCGCAGCCCGCTGAACTGA
- a CDS encoding PucR family transcriptional regulator has protein sequence MEQQQAAHSTEEVVGMVAQTFLRDRDQFIDQLSHLMRTQVPILDQDPRLRELMEAGTTDNLMEALQYLQNEAAEDDVRAPERALVYARILAQRDVPASALIRAYRVGQAGFLDTGMRYAIEFGGGGPVTTSAIVHIVNRTSVYIDRVCEQVGVAYEEERDRWVGNRGGLRQQWVTRLLNGTTTDADAAEQALRYPLSRGHLAIDTWTDPHIDPAKAVEVFDQLRAALGTVFDRALGTLLIPVDEHEARLWFALPGEPSVDSAAIEQLLADRALPVRVAFGGHGTGLAGFRRTAAQADRVRRLALLSGDHGARVLSYHDVSAVALLASDIDTLREFVADELGELAVDNERNLWLRETLRVFLAGNRSYAAAATRLGVHRNTVQYRVRQALNLIGVSTDSPGADLYPRLALQATQLLGAAVLRPESGPN, from the coding sequence GTGGAGCAACAGCAGGCGGCACACAGCACCGAAGAAGTAGTTGGGATGGTCGCGCAGACTTTCCTTCGCGATCGCGACCAATTCATCGACCAGCTCTCGCACTTGATGCGTACCCAGGTGCCGATCCTGGACCAGGATCCGCGGCTGCGCGAATTGATGGAAGCGGGTACGACCGACAACCTGATGGAGGCGCTGCAGTACCTGCAGAACGAGGCCGCCGAGGATGATGTCCGAGCCCCGGAACGAGCGCTCGTGTACGCCCGGATACTGGCCCAGCGCGACGTTCCGGCCTCCGCGCTGATTCGGGCCTACCGGGTCGGTCAGGCCGGATTCCTGGACACCGGGATGCGCTACGCGATCGAGTTCGGGGGCGGCGGCCCGGTCACCACGTCGGCGATCGTCCATATCGTCAACCGCACCTCGGTCTACATCGATCGGGTGTGCGAGCAGGTCGGTGTCGCCTACGAGGAAGAACGCGACCGCTGGGTCGGCAATCGGGGCGGACTGCGCCAGCAGTGGGTGACCCGGCTCCTCAACGGCACGACCACCGATGCCGACGCCGCGGAACAGGCGCTGCGGTATCCGCTGTCCCGCGGACATCTCGCGATCGACACCTGGACCGATCCGCATATCGACCCCGCAAAGGCAGTGGAGGTCTTCGATCAACTCCGGGCGGCGCTGGGCACTGTGTTCGACCGTGCGCTCGGAACTCTGCTGATACCGGTGGATGAACACGAGGCCCGGCTGTGGTTCGCCCTGCCGGGCGAGCCGTCGGTCGACAGCGCGGCGATCGAACAGTTGCTCGCCGATCGGGCATTGCCGGTGCGGGTGGCCTTCGGTGGTCACGGCACCGGCCTGGCCGGATTCCGGCGGACCGCCGCCCAGGCCGACCGGGTACGCCGGCTCGCACTCCTCAGCGGTGACCACGGCGCGCGAGTCCTCTCCTATCACGATGTCTCGGCGGTCGCGCTGCTGGCGAGCGATATCGATACGCTGCGCGAATTCGTCGCCGACGAGCTCGGTGAACTGGCGGTGGACAACGAACGTAATCTCTGGCTGCGTGAGACGCTGCGGGTGTTCCTTGCCGGGAACCGCAGTTATGCCGCGGCCGCCACTCGGCTGGGGGTCCATCGCAACACCGTTCAGTACCGCGTCCGGCAGGCGCTCAACCTGATCGGCGTGAGCACCGATTCTCCTGGCGCGGATCTGTATCCGCGGCTGGCGCTCCAGGCCACCCAATTGTTGGGCGCCGCGGTGCTGCGCCCGGAGTCCGGCCCGAACTGA